The Methanothermobacter thermautotrophicus genome contains the following window.
GGGGTTGAACATCAGTCCTGCTTTATTAGTTCCTCCCTTATGGCCTCTGCCATCTCCATGGTACTGGCCGTACCCCCGAGGTCTGGCGTCATGATGCCCCTCATCAGGGTTTTTTTGAGGGCGTTTTCTATTTTTTGAGCTTCCTGTTTTTTGTTGAGG
Protein-coding sequences here:
- a CDS encoding isocitrate/isopropylmalate family dehydrogenase, whose translation is LNKKQEAQKIENALKKTLMRGIMTPDLGGTASTMEMAEAIREELIKQD